A region of the Arachis hypogaea cultivar Tifrunner chromosome 15, arahy.Tifrunner.gnm2.J5K5, whole genome shotgun sequence genome:
aaaatcctcgGAAACCATCTATATCATGATAATAATGTTATTATTACGTACATTAGCAGCAAAATATATGGCACAATTAGAAAAGTATACATCGTTATAATCAGCACAAAATTATCATAAGCAATTAATAGTGAAAGTTGTCATGAATTTATAATGGTAAATTCTTTGTTATTGTCAatatcaaaagaaaatgcaaaaatgGTACTAAAGATGCgagatgataaaataaaaattcaaaactttgaGTTACTTCAATTAATTGCAATAAATTTTGAcctagcaaaaaaataaaaaataaaagaatacccAATAAATTATTGGAATGTAAATTCAAGTAAAACTGTAAAAGAGCTAGCTCTAGAtagataaaaagaaaatagaaattgtaGAGTGGTCTATGATACTgatcaaaatcaaattaattcattACATTCGCCATATCCCATATATGCATCACTTGATGCCTTTTCACTCTCAACTTGGATGTCTGTTCAGATGTGACCACCTAATAAAGACCTACGGATCTTTGTTAAATacttcttttctattttaaaatgttCATTTTGAAATTTGTATTTCTTTtataaataagaacaattatgAAGTAATCGGTGTTGTAGGGGTGTTCAAGATCCAGACACAGAGAATTTTTTTTCGGTCTGGATCCAAAGTATATTTTGGGCTTGTTTGAGTGAacttttaagaaaaaattttattttgagttatttttttaaaaaaaatcttatgaaaaagtaaaagtaattttatgtttgggtatttcatacaaaaaaatctttttatttatcaattatgtttgggtataatgatataaaagtacttttttgtttatttattacatgaaaaatatcttttttttaagaaaaaaatcttttaaaaaaagatgtaaattacagcttctcaaaaaaaaattttatttttctagtgttttatttttactattagaaatttgccaaatacgctaaaaaaagatctttttttattgaaaaaagaatttttttatcaaaataatagcgCCCAAACAAGCACTTTGTCGAATtttaatttgtcatttttatctGGTATTATTTTTGGATCGAATTCAAATTATGCTGAGTCATCCAGTccgatctatatatatatatatatattttttagagtaAAATTAATGATGttatattgtatttttatatgtacaggattatttttgttttaaaatatgatataacaattgttaaatttaatttttaaaagtaaaattttattactttagtgTATAATAGTTACAAATTTGtatatactaattttatattatatcgaTCTGGTTTAACCCGACTTATTTTGGACCACTTCGGGTCGGATCAAAATAGACCTATTGGCCTTTCCCGGCCCATGAACACTTCTAATAATACCTGTACTCTTTATTAGATCTCCAAAATGCTCAAATATAATTGCCTTTAGTAGATGATATTGACAAAGCATGCTTGCTAGAGGGGTTCTTTCATTTTAAGACTGAGAAACATGGAACATGAAGTGTATAACGGTAAAAAGGGCTTAGAATTAGAACCTTGActccattttatcattcatccTCTTTACCAAAATGTTCAAACTTATGCCAATCGCTTGGTGTAAAAACGACACTAGCAAATTTTGTTAAGAAGTTTGCTACTTAAACTCTTATCAAAACtttaaattaaactcaattttctTTAGTTTACACATACATACGGTTATTTTTTGGAGGTAAAAGAAATGTAATAGATATTTGATGGATATGAAGCTGAAATTCATTGCTTACTTTCTATTAGAAAGTCAGAATAGTacgaaaaaggaaaaagatcCTAAAGTGAAGAGATTTGTAAAATAAGACATTACTTACCATTTAATTTATAACTTCTATTATGTATTAGCCTTACAACTTCGATATAAAAAGTGAGTAAACTGTCACTTGCAAATGAATGCTTTACTCAGTGGAACAAGTAACAAAAAGCTTGAGGAGTTTAGTGAGCCTCAAGGCCAAGCTATTAAATTACAGAATAATCTATCAAACTCTACCAATATGCCTAGTATATGGAGGAGAATTGAACGAAAATTGAGGCTATTACATGCATAACTCCACCAATTACAAGCACATTAATGCAATCCTTGTGATGTTTTCAATGGCCAATATTATCATGCATGTACAGTTGGCGAAACAATGTCGACTAGCCGTTCGATTGTCTGCAGCTGATCATATGGCGCAATCTGCATTCACAATGCAGGAGTCAAAAAATTAATAACGGAACATAATTGCTTCATATGAAATAATTAAGAATGGTGGTATGTATTCAGAACTGTTTGGTTGCTAGTTGCTACATAATCCTAGTTTTCCACTGTTGAATAGATAAACATGGTGTATCAAAATAAATTCCATCGTATCTAGACATAGTTTATGTATggatacataaattttgatacaCCAAATTAGTGGACAAATTCTTGTGCATAAGCCAGGAATTAAAGGCTCTAGTTACCAAATTAACCAGCAAAATGCAGAGTCAAAGCCTTAACAACTGATATGTTAACAGTATATAGTTCAAAgctatctttttattttcaattctaaCATTTATATCACCTGACTAAATCCATCAGGCCAAGTTATTGAAACAGCGTAGTTTCCCATTGGTCGAATTTCTTCGGGTTCAATATCTTCAGGAACATCGGTGTATTGCAGTTTCTGCTCCCCAGTCCATTCATCCTGCAATCATTGCATACCAAAATTGAAATGACTTGCAAACCATGCAACATGAGTGTAGTAATGGTGTTGACTTTTCTTCTAAGAAAGCAACATTTTTTGTCTGCTTTATAGCTTAATTATCAGGTATTCAATGTAGCTGGTGTTGACTTTCTGTAACAACTATCTAGTCCCAATAACTAATCTCTTTGAATTCAAGATCAGCTCATATATATGTATAAGCTTCCGTTTTGAACTTTTCTCTTGACTTTGCAGGTCAAAAGGAAATAGCTTTTACTAACCGAATTGTTGTGGCAAAAATGCCACATAAGCATAAAGAAGTAAACTGCTCTAAATTTTATTTGCTTTATAACCatattttgttttcattctttctgACTTTATGCATCATCATCATGCATACTAATGTTAACAATACAGAATCCAAGTTATGCATTGTTAACTGTAACTCAATTTTAatctttgaatcaaacaaaacTCTTAAATATCCACATACCACACTCTGAGCAGATCGGTCGTTCCGTCTCACCGTCGCAGGATGCAGGAAGAATTCCTCATCTGAATCTGGTACCTTCACTTTGATTGCCTTGATTGATCCATCATAGGTGACAGCTGTTGAAACTGAATTCAAAATATAATGTTTTCAGCTAAGAGAAAGTAGAAATGCTTAAtcagaatttaaaaatataaaggcAATCTTGCCACTcaaatatatatatcatatttatatCTAAAAGTTCCTACATATCATACTTAACCAACAACTTTTTGAAATGCTCTAACACAGATACCTCACACAAACTATTTTAACTGCACCATATCAAACAGGGTTGGTTTATGTCAAGTTTCCAAAAATAAATGCATTATGTTCACTCATGCTTAAAGCGAAAAGTGCATAATGTTTCTGCGAAAATCATCAAAAGCAAGTGTTGGGAGTCACAAAAATTTGCATTTATATGCTCTATAACGTTGTCTAGTATCATAAAAGGTATTAAACATTTCAACTACCACAAACGGATCAGTGAACTTAGAGCCAGTTATATACAAGTGAACAAGACTTAGTAGTTGTTGTTATACTATAGACAAGCGAAGAATGGCTTTGGTATCTTGTAATTAACAGGTTCTATAAGATACATTTTCAGTcttcaattattaaaaaggagTAATATAATACCTTGTTGGCGTATCTTAGCACATTGCTGCACTACACACACTCCTAGATCTTGGAATATCTTGGACGCTTCGCCTTGAGGATCAGCCACCACTTCGGGCATTCCACTATCTCCAGAAGCAGAAAGCTGTTAcagtcattattgtaataaacaGCCTTAGTTTGCAGTAAACAATATACCATGTCTAATATATCATTATCAGTAATATCAATACCATATCTTAGAATATAAAGAAATATCAAAGTCAAGATAAGGTAGATATTCATTATAAAAGTTTAACATGGTCTTGGTATGTTTATTCTGATTACACTTGTACCACAACAGAACTTGTTGAAAAGTAGCAGCAGTAGGCATAATAACACAATTTATCATGCAGATGCAGAGAAGAATAATTTCAAGAGTGAACAATGGCGTAACATGAGACATACAGTTGGTCTAATAGGCATATCAAACAGATGAGGTATTCCAAACTGCTGAACAACCTGCATATATGACCAAACCATCAATATGTGCCACATACAAAAGGTAATTTTTAATGTTctatattgaaacaaataaaggaTAAACAATTAAATAACGTTGTCCGTGCCTGAGAACCTGAACCTCTACCAAACGGGTAATATCGCTTTCCATCAGCATCAAAATGACACATGTTTTCCACAACAGCAACGCAAGGCACCTTATTTGTAAACATACAAAATATACATGTTAGTATcgcattttttaaatttaaaacaatcagTTTCAAGCATGAGTAAGAAAATAACAAATTGGAACAGTTACGCCATTGAGTGATAGAAATATCACCTTTAGCTTTGAAAACATCCGAACTCCTTTTGCAACATCAATGAATGACAGCTTTTGAGGAGTGGTAACAATTACAGCAGCAGTTAATGGAACTATCTGGAGTGATACGACCAAAGTCAAATCAAATGATGATTGGAAATCACACATATTTTGGCAAATAACTATGGGGATATACACTATACAAGCTTCATAAGTCAAACATCGTTGGGCTGGTCGGATTTCAGCCCAAAGATCAAGCTGGCTCAAATGTCAACTCGATCTACAATCAAACCAGCTTCAAGCCGGTTCGGTGTAAGCCATGAGCAATGCAATGCAACATAAAATTAGATGGAAGAATCAATCTACTGATAAGAGAATGAAATATAACAAAGAATATCTTAGTCTAGAGCAGAACCTGGCATAAAGTGAGTTGAATATCTCCAGTTCCAGGAGGCATGTCAATAATAAGGTAATCGAGCTCGCCCCTATATTGTACAAAAATTAATATCACAAATCAAGCAGAACTCATTTAATGTTTAGCAGAATTTGTTTTCTGCCTTTTAGAAATGTATACCACTCCGTAGTAGTCAAAAGTTGGTTAATGACTCCAGAAACCATTGGGCCACGCATTATCGCACGTCCTTGTCCAGCAAATCCGAAAGAGACCAGCTTCACCCCCAAGTATTCAGTTGGAATTATGGTCCTCTTCTCCGGATTCTGCAGCAAAATGCTCAACAATTATGTGCGCAATAAATCAGTCAAACTATACTAACAACCAAACCAATTGATTCATCATATATTACCATTTCTAGCAATCGGTTTTCAGGAGAGACCATTGTTGGTAAGCTTGGACCATAAACATCAGCATCAAATATACCAACTCTAGCACCCATATCAGCCAAAGTGTAAGCAAGGTTTACAGCTACAGTTGATTTGCCAACTCCTCCCTACAAATTTTGACATGAAAGGTATTACTGATGCGAACCAAAAGTGAATAGATTCAATCATACTTCTAACTAACTAAAGTTCAGCTTCAAACCTATTTGAAACAGTATAATTGGTACttggtagtattttttttaaatttcttcagATACATTCAATAGAAACAATACTCATATGtttaaaaagaaaggaaaagtttCAGGTGTCATATGTTAAACCAAACGTGaagaattacaaaaagaaaattgaagGAAAAAGGTTGAGAAGAAAAAACCTCAACTATGGCAAATAATATAACAAGACCAACATATGATGAAGAAAAAACCTTCCAAAAAGATCAACCTTGCAACTGGACACAGCCACAATACTTGAAATTGTCTGTAGACCTGCGGGAAGTTGCTCTGCAAATAGAGGTCTTGCTGGCTGTGCGGACATTGTGACTTTTACATTTTTTACCCAAGGGAGATTCGTCACCACTTCGTTTGCTTTCTCCTCAAACTGCCATAAATATACAATcaattagtccctaaaagagaccaGACTTTAACATCACATTTAGGGAAAGAGAATGAGACAAAATCAGGTAGGAAAcgtgttactttttttttcttttacaatgGAAATTCACGCGAATtcgtttatttttattagtatttaatgaGTTTTACAGAAAAAAAGTCCACCACTCTAACCTACATCAGCTGTAGCTCAAACAATGGCAATTGTGTCATTTACCATGTCCTTGATTGGACATGCCGGAGTAGTGAGCTCTAACCGAAAAGATACCTGAGATTCGAAGCAAAAGTAATTTAGTAAGAACATCATCATTTAAAAGTACATTGCAGAAAAGTTTTAGGCCTGTGGTTTTAAGACCTCTCCAAGAGCTTTATCGATCTGGAGATCTTTGACAAATCCGCATGTAACAATATCCGTTCCAAAGTCTGGATCAATAATCTGAGACAAGGCTTTCAACACATCATCCTCCGGTGTTCCAGTTGATACCGAAGAAGAGCCTACTGCACAGTGCAGATAAGGACTAAGTGAAATCAAAATAACATTTAAACACGAAATTTAGTTAACAAAGGCATGAAGTAAACGCATGTAGTCCAATAAATCATTTCTTTGTTTTCTGGTGGCTGAACAACTTAAGACATTAAACTGTAAACAACACTTTCAAATTCTGAACCAAGGCCAAAAGCTTTGGAAAATTCTTCAAATGATGCATGCATGAAACCAAGAACCTTGTCAAGTTTCAACCATGATTCATAAATTCCAAGAAAGGCAAGCCGATTTGGCTTTCCATAAACATTTCATTTCAAGCTCTGCACATTTACCAATCCAGTTAAGATTCTACAACCCCTATCACAGGCCTCATAAGTTCAAGTTTGTTCAAGCACTATATTTACATTCATACAGGCATAAAAACCGTAATTGACACTAGCAATTCCCTTGGCTTCTTCATCAACAAAACTTGCAGTAAATTCCAAACCTTTTTAACAAACAGTTGATGCCCATGAGTTGGAAATTAGCATCaaggaaaaaaaaacatataaaaacaaaaaattacctTCAACAGAAGTAGCTCTGGTAGCACCAGAACAACAGATGGCCCTTTTGTGATATCTCCATAATGAACTTTGGTTCCTTTGGGACTGAAGAGTTAAATGAATGGCAAACAAAGGTGAAGACTTCAGATGTGAAAACGAACCTGCAACAACaaagacataaaaaaataatgagaattgttAGTAAAGAGAAAGGAAATAATGAGAGAAAGTTGAAGTGGATACCCGATGTTAAGTGTTGTGGTTTTGAGGATCGGAATGAAAGGTTAAGGtatggtgaagaagaagaagatggagcatgAAGGAGTTGCATTTTTCAgatagagaaagaggaagagaaagtggaaatGGAAGGGTGAGGTAAGTGACAGTTTCTGAGCCTCATGTTTTCAGTTGCTACTAGCTActaatatatattactaattttatatttttaatttataataagtgTGAGGCatatttaaatcaatttttttatcaagaaaattatttataatacatgtaattcaatttttttaatttaatttgttaacatgattatacttttttttttgtcttattacACAGCACACTCACACTGTATACTTATACACACTAAATTAATTCTTTAAATGTATTCTTATTCCACTTCTTACTTCATCCAAATTTAAATTCGGATGTGGCTATTTGAAAAACAGATCATGTGTCACTTAAACTAAGTTTTCAATTATAATGGTAGTATTTATTTGGAGATATTTAGACGAAAATTAGGGGACCTagatttagtattatatttattgACTTAGAGAttggtattaaaatttttgtttttatctttaaaattttagtattttaataccTCCAAAAAATAAAGATACTGGAACTAAAATTTTTGAGGACGGaaaatgaaattttaataatattttatatctaaaatatcccattctaattcattaattctaATTTACCCTTTATACAAATCATGGCTTCAATATTAGCAACTCTCACTCCTtcatcttctcattcttcttccaaGAGTTCGTTGCAGCCTCTGCATCGCCAATGCCAGGACAGCCACTTCGTCGCCGTCGTCGTAGCTGAGTCGCCGTTGAAGTTCATCTTTCTAGTCCttgtattttttttctcctcattttttcCTTCACGAAACAACAATCGAAAAACTCAACTGCAACCTCTCTCCTATTGCTGTCGAGGTCAACCACCACTTTGTTATCGTCGTAGTTTCTGTGACCTAAGTTAGTTgtagtcaaatttttttttactgaTTTCATTCATCTTTTTTATCGTGACCTAACTTATGTGAATTTGGTTATTTGTTCTAATATATAAATTAGTTTGTAATTCAATTGAAACTAAGTATCATGGTTTTcaatcaattatttattttatctggATCTTTTATATacactttttaaataatttgaatgttattgataaaatttaaatcaaatacatAGTTACTTGtgtaaataaaaagaacaatatACTTTGTCATACTGaatgaatttttagaaaattatgtcatttctttcttttttctttctgaaATTATTTTGCTAGAAAATTGACTTTTTTTACAAAAAGTTGATGGTTTACTCTTAAAAGAATAATAGTACGGGTTGACATTTTtctatcaaaataaattatttaatcatATACTGAAAGCAGGattataaagaaaaaagaaaaagaaattcgaaacataaaaaaaaaaaactgataacATCTGAAGCACATATAGCGATTACAATTGTAATATAGATGCATAGATACATAGATAGCTAGTGTTGATAGGTTGCTTGATGGAAATTGTAAGAGTAGATATTATCCATATTTCTTGCCTCTCGGATTTTTATAATTTGGTTAAAGTTTGGTGAGAAAGCTATACTCTATgtgaattaaatattttttaccaTAGCTGACTCAATCAATTACGATTGGCAACCTATTGTTCTGTTTCTATACCCAACtagaattaataaaagaaaaaaaatacgtaTATCATCCTTTGTTCAAATCAAATCTGAAGTAATGGCTCTTTGGATATGAAAATCGAGtgctataaatttattatattttttcatttttagcaCAATATCAACTATATTTTCTGATAAAAggaataataagaaaaagaaaactcaaGCAATTGACCGGACCTAAATTGATTTTCTTTTCCCACAACATatgtgttttcttttctttattattgagatttttttatccaaaaattCTTTTATTAGTATGATCACGAATTTTAAACAAACAAGTGTGGCACTGTGAAAACCttcttttttttgaataaattgcaAACAGTAGTAATTAAAAGAAGTTAGAAATTTGTTATTCCCTTTTGTTTTTATGACTAAGTGTTAAATGTTAAAAATCGTAATGCTCTAAAACATAACACACAGAaaattctcttcttttctcttccgtTTTCTGTTTTGGTTTGGTATGCTTTTAGTTTTCCTGTGTTTAGGGGTGTTATcagttcggtttggtttggttttggaccAAAAATCAACCGAACCAATATGTTCGGTTCCTATAAATACACAACCGTTCGATTTGCTGCTTTtacaaccgaaccgaaccgaatcgAACCAATAGCGATTTGGTTCGGtcagttttttcggtttttaattccTGATTAACAAAATAAGAATCACAATAACTAGAAGTTTAAAATAGTCAATAAACTGAAATAACAAGGTACATTACATCCAAATTCATTACATTTTCAATCCATTCTAATaactaaacataaaataaacacacaaataaacataaaacaaacacaCTTAAAAATGTCTAACAAATACAATCTTAAAACCAAACAAACTAACAAACACATTTAGCAACTAAATAACAACTAAACCAATCATAGTTCCTTGTTCATGCACAAGCACAGCAAGGTCTTTAAAAATTTCATTTACTTCACCAATTTGCTGCTGAATTGCTTGAATGCCATGCTCTCTTTCTTCAATGATAGTCTCATTGAAGACAATCTCATTATCTAAAAACAAGACCTCCTGCCAGCAGTAAGATAATGTAATAGATGAGATACTAAATATTACATCAGGTCAAATCTAAAATTGTCAAAATACATTTTGGTCAATGACAAAATTGGAATTCAATATTAGTCCCTAAAAGAATTTGCTAATACCTTCAaccctaaaataaaaaatgttataacAAGTTAGTACTTCCATTTGGTAGCTTGGGCATTCATTATATTATCATTGAAATGCAATGTGTTTCAATTAAGTATAGATtagaattttgaaataattaaattctTACAACGTATCTTTACTTaggaaaataataaagaaaaaagaagcatTTTAGCATCAACGTGATTATAGCATAATTTTCGACGACAAATAGGTTACATTTAAGAAGTAATCTGATATACAAAAATTACCTTTTGAATTCCACAAGAAGGGCACACTGTTCTGGAGTCTTACCAGAATTAGCATCTGCTTCATTAGCTGTATAGCTGCAATTGCAaaaagaaaatcctaaataatAAGTGTTATGTGCATAGATGACAGCCAGTAGAGAAGCAAAATTAATAATCAACAGtaacatattcttctttaagAATGAGTTCAATATATAAATCGTATCAACATAAGCATTACGCCACACAAATAAACACAGTCTTCCACTGTTAGATTTCACTAATGGTTGATTAGTCACCTGAATGGAGCAGCTTGTGGAACAAATGGGGTTCGGTGTAAGCAGTTTCCCTCTCTACCGCAGGACGCTGTGCCTTCTGAAATTTTTTCAACACTGCCTGAAAATCTTTCGCGAGTTTAGCATCTGCTATCTTCTTgctgttaggaaattattttaatttcctaattta
Encoded here:
- the LOC112751162 gene encoding fe-S cluster assembly factor HCF101, chloroplastic isoform X1, yielding MQLLHAPSSSSSPYLNLSFRSSKPQHLTSGSFSHLKSSPLFAIHLTLQSQRNQSSLWRYHKRAICCSGATRATSVEVGSSSVSTGTPEDDVLKALSQIIDPDFGTDIVTCGFVKDLQIDKALGEVSFRLELTTPACPIKDMFEEKANEVVTNLPWVKNVKVTMSAQPARPLFAEQLPAGLQTISSIVAVSSCKGGVGKSTVAVNLAYTLADMGARVGIFDADVYGPSLPTMVSPENRLLEMNPEKRTIIPTEYLGVKLVSFGFAGQGRAIMRGPMVSGVINQLLTTTEWGELDYLIIDMPPGTGDIQLTLCQIVPLTAAVIVTTPQKLSFIDVAKGVRMFSKLKVPCVAVVENMCHFDADGKRYYPFGRGSGSQVVQQFGIPHLFDMPIRPTLSASGDSGMPEVVADPQGEASKIFQDLGVCVVQQCAKIRQQVSTAVTYDGSIKAIKVKVPDSDEEFFLHPATVRRNDRSAQSVDEWTGEQKLQYTDVPEDIEPEEIRPMGNYAVSITWPDGFSQIAPYDQLQTIERLVDIVSPTVHA
- the LOC112749195 gene encoding syntaxin-21-like produces the protein MNRVAERMNRALKDMVFVSIIVQDTVIVQEHNKNPTVDPVTVQENNENIVVAQDAATAVLKKFQKAQRPAVERETAYTEPHLFHKLLHSAIQLMKQMLILVRLQNSVPFLWNSKGLKEVLFLDNEIVFNETIIEEREHGIQAIQQQIGEVNEIFKDLAVLVHEQGTMIGLVVI
- the LOC112751162 gene encoding fe-S cluster assembly factor HCF101, chloroplastic isoform X2, which translates into the protein MQLLHAPSSSSSPYLNLSFRSSKPQHLTSGSFSHLKSSPLFAIHLTLQSQRNQSSLWRYHKRAICCSGATRATSVEGSSSVSTGTPEDDVLKALSQIIDPDFGTDIVTCGFVKDLQIDKALGEVSFRLELTTPACPIKDMFEEKANEVVTNLPWVKNVKVTMSAQPARPLFAEQLPAGLQTISSIVAVSSCKGGVGKSTVAVNLAYTLADMGARVGIFDADVYGPSLPTMVSPENRLLEMNPEKRTIIPTEYLGVKLVSFGFAGQGRAIMRGPMVSGVINQLLTTTEWGELDYLIIDMPPGTGDIQLTLCQIVPLTAAVIVTTPQKLSFIDVAKGVRMFSKLKVPCVAVVENMCHFDADGKRYYPFGRGSGSQVVQQFGIPHLFDMPIRPTLSASGDSGMPEVVADPQGEASKIFQDLGVCVVQQCAKIRQQVSTAVTYDGSIKAIKVKVPDSDEEFFLHPATVRRNDRSAQSVDEWTGEQKLQYTDVPEDIEPEEIRPMGNYAVSITWPDGFSQIAPYDQLQTIERLVDIVSPTVHA